Below is a genomic region from Balaenoptera acutorostrata chromosome 9, mBalAcu1.1, whole genome shotgun sequence.
cctgcattggctcgtggattcttaaccactgcgccaccaggtgaGTCCCaagaacttcttttttaaaacaaaccaaaataccATTATCAtacctaacaaaattaacaataattactTATTGTTATCTAATACCTGGCCCTTATTCAAATTCAAAGAACAAAGTATTAGATTTTGTACAACTTTGTACAGTTGTTTGTTCAAGTCAGGAACAAGCAAGCAAGAACCGCAAATTGCATTTGGCCAATGTGTTTCtttggtcttctttaatttctaaagGATACCTGCTCTTCCTTTTTACCCCAGGCTATTTATCTGTTGAAGACCTTGAGTCATTTGCACTGTCAACCTTCTGACTTTCTTGGATTTGGCTGCTTGCATACTCGTGGTATGTGTTCTGATGATGATGATCCTCTATTTCCCATATTTCTTGTAAAATGGTAATGAAATCTAGAGATGTGAATACAATGAAATCCAAATCTTTTGCCAAAAATACACCATAGGAGGTACTAGGTACTCCCTACTGAATCACTTCAGAGGACATAGCAACCTTTCATCTGATGGCTTTAGATGATCATTGTCtagatttattatttcattagagAATGCTACATGACTTTTAAATGCTATCACTCCTTCTGTAAGCTCAAATTTTTCTATATCAATTATTTGGTTACTCTGACAGTAtgtaaaggaaaagcaaaatacttgattctttctttttatttaataaaatagaaataaacttttattctgttaagccactgaaattttgaCGTTTACCTGTTATTGCTAACATTATTTACCTTATATTCTAACTTCCAAATCACCAAGgtaaatcagcaaaacacagatTTTCCAGGAAAACAAACACTGGCTATAAACCCTacatagtttaaaaagaaaaaacataacagagtaatatgaaaatataaaacctcACAGTATTTTGCACATAATTAAGACAAGAGTATACAGAGAAATTAATTGTATAAAAGGTCCCTCCTTTTATTAAAATCTTTATTACTATCCACTTATATGTTTGAATCTCATTTTGGTTAAAGTGGTATAGATAAAAATAGGATCTTTTGAAGTAGCATGGCTACATTTGAGCTAACTAGTAACAATGGGAAAGGACAGAGGAAGTATGAAAAAGTAAACAAGGGATGGAGAATAAAAGTAAGGAAGTGGGTTCTGTTAAAGGTCAAGACTCATTTTGGGGCCTtgaaaaaaggacaaaaactcAGGTGATCCTCCTTTCTCAGAACACAGATGCGGCTATACagcagaggtcagagaggttCAACTTATTTTTCTGAGTGGCCCCTCCACTCCAGCTCAGGGAATACTGCAAGAGGCTTGAGATAGATTTCTTTGCAATGTATTTTTTACAATTCCATTTCAATAGCCCtaacaattttattcatttttacatcCCCAGGATGCAGCACAATGCCTAGCATTAACAGTCCTCACTCAGTAATTGTTAACTGAATTAAGCAATGGCTGACAGAGCGTGCTGGTACCATGGCCGAAGAGTGGTTTCAAGTCCTAGTCActcactagttgtgtgaccttggacaagtcgcCTAACCACACCTAGATCAACTTCTTCATCAATAAAACGAGAATACTACTTGCCTTGTTTAACTCACTGGTTCCTCAAAAGGCTTTACATAATGAGCAGCACTGGAAAACAATGCACTTGCCTAGTTTGGGTAGGTCTGTTGCCGAGTATGAATTTTGAGATGGAAAGGAGCTTGGACTCAAAAGGCAGAAGACTTAGGCTGTTGTGCAGGCTAACCGGATGTTTTCCCATCCCAAACAAGAGGTTTAGGCTCGATGACGATCCAAGCCCTACACTCCTAATAGTCTGTTAAGTCCGCTAGAGGCTCGGAACCTCAGATGTTCTCAAAAAGGTAAACCTCGGGGCTCCCGGATGCAAtcacaggggcaggggcagggacagTCAAGGTCGCGGGGTCCTAAGGCGGGGGTCGCTCACCCAGTCAAAGTCACACGGGTTACCGTCTTCGCGTTGCGTAGGGAGACTGTGGCAGACAGGGGGCAGCTTCCTCACGAGTAGAAAGGCAGCAGAGAGCAGGGCTGACAGAAGGTAGTAAGGTCGGGCCAGCCATCGTGAAAGTCGCGGCACTGAATACACTAGAGCAATTAAAGGTGCCAGGACCGCCATCTTTCCGGCCCTAAGGGCGCCGACCGCTCTTCGGCGTCCGTAGGTCTGGTCCCGCCTCTCCCACCATTGAGGCTGCCATTGGGCCCAGTGTCGGATGCACCGCCTCTGGACCCGGAATTAGATCTCTGATTGGCCTCTACGGCAGGTTAAAAACTGAGAAAGGGATTTGATACTTTATTGGCTAACCTAGCTGTCGCTTTTTCTACGTGTCACATGATTGAATATACGACTGTGGCGAACGGAGGTATCGGAGGAGAATTTAATAAAGGTAGGTAATACTTCCGGAACGTTCTCAGAAGGCGCCGGAAGTAGCTACCGGAAGAGGGTAGGCAGGGCCCGAGGCAATCCAATGGTAAGAGGCTCCTGAAGGAAGGGGGCGGTAGCCCGGGAAAAGATTGACCAATGAAAATCATTAACGCCAGACACCGGGACAGCGCCGGGGCAGAGGGGACGATGGAGAATTTCACGGCACTGTTCGGGGCTCAGGCTGACCCACCGCCGCCCCCAACCGCCCTCGGCTTCGGAGCTGGAAAACCTCCACCCCCACCGCCTCCTCCTCCGGGTGGAGGGCCCGGCCCGGCCGCGCCCCCAACCGCGGCCTCGGCCCCTTCCGGCGCTGACAAGTCAGCGGCAGGTTGTGGCCCCTTCTACCTAATGCGGGAACTGCCAGGTGAGTACGAGGCCTGGCCAAAGCCAGCCAGTCAGATCATAGCGAGGAGGGGATGGGCGTGGCTCTCAGCCGGCTGGCGGAGGTTAGGGGTAAAGTAGGTAACGCGTGCGGGGATTCCGGAGCTGTATATCGGAGAGGACTCTGAGACTGAGGATTCACAAGCAAAGGGATTACATGAATTCTTGAGATGGATTGGGAATGAGAAGAGTAGATATCCGTGACCACCTTTCACGCTCTATCGTGCCCCTGTCCCTGACAGTGGTTTATGGTTCCCTAAAAATTATCCAGAGTTTGAGTTTGCAGCTTGAGAGTTCTGATTTAATATCCTTGCGAACTTAGTTTCAAATCTGCTTCAAACTTCCTGTTGGTTTGGAGCGTgttgccttccttccttctctgggcctcggcgtttcctcatctgttggaagtgatgagaatttttttaaataactttatttatttaatttatttattttacttatttatttttgactgcgttgggtcttcgttgctgcacgcgggctttctctagttgcggcgagcgagggctactcttcattgaggtgcgcgggcttctcactgcggtggcttctcttgttgcggagcacaggctgtaggcgcgcgggcttcagtagttgtggcacgcgggctcagtagttgtagctcgcgggctttagagatcaggctcagtagttgtggcgcatgggcttagttgctccgcggcatgtgggatcttcccagaccagggatcgaacccgtgtcccctgcattggtaggcggattcttaaccactgcgccaccagggaggtcctcaAGAGTCATTCTGGACGTGTTTTAAGTCTCCAGGATGCCTTTCAGTTCATCCCAAGTCCTACTGCTACATCAAGAGCTGAGggaaataataatattgttaCAGACTTTAAGGTTCACAGTGCAGTTATTTATATTATAGTATTTAATACTTAGATAGTTCCTTAAGATAGGCATTGTTATCTGCATTTTATAGTTGAAAAAACTGAAGCAAGGACTtacctgctggtccagtggttaagaatccgccttccaatgcaggggatgcaggttcaatccctggtcgggaaactaagatcccgcatgctgcagggcaactaagcccatgcgccgcaattcctgcggcccgcgcaccgcaacgaagatctcgcctgccgcaactaagacccgacacagccaaataaataaataaataaatattttttaaatcttaaaagaaaaacagtgaagCATAGCGAGGTTGACTTGACTTTAGTTAATTAGTGGTTGATATCTACCAGCAGTTTCTTTAACCTTAACCTGTTCTGATTGTACCTATTTACATCAATCACTTGATAGATATTGACTATCCGTTCTGGGCAAATACTGGGTGCGTAAAAAGGGAACATGTgatgagaaggggagagagatcaGTAAGCCTggtccttgcttttttttttttttttttttggctgcgttgggtcttcgtttctgtgcgagggctttctccagttgccgcaagcgggggccactcttcatcgcggcgcgcgggcctctcacgatcgcggcctctcttgttgcggagcacaggctccagacgcgcaggctcagtaattgtgtctcacgggcctagttgctccgcggcatgtgggatcctcgcagaccagggctcgaacccgtgtcccctgcattggcaggcagattctcaaccactgcgccaccagggaagccccctggtccTTGCTTTTAAGCAGCTAATTGTACTTAAGAATGAAAAGTATGTCGTTTAAAGATAAAGTAGTGACTGTTATTTCTTGTCAGGATCAATGTCATTATTTTCTGGTCATGCCTCACATACAACTACTAAGAACTGCGTAAtggttttcaaaatgtgtttcttgTCGTTCAACATGACAGCAAGAATAAGTTGTCACTTTAGCTGGACTTTGAAGAATTAATACTGGTGAGGAAAATTAGGAAGAATTTTCCTATAATTAGGTCAGTTTTTCTAAAAGGAAACAATATGAGGGGTATTTTTTTCAGGAGATGATGGATACCCGTTTGGATGGATCAGAAATTTTACATAGGGGAGTAGCAGTTGGTCAGTCCCCGAAGCTAAGTTACAGTAAGATGTGTTTAACCGTGAGTGACAGTCAAAGGAATTTGAGCTTTTTCCTGAGGGAATAGGAAACCATTGAGATTTTTGAACTGAGCACTGCTTCTAAAGATATCTGGAGAATGTGGGTGCCACGTACTAGAATAAAGGAACCATGAGTGAGGTGGGGAAGatttggagttaaaaaaaattaaatctgcaGTGAATTAACTAAGACAGTGTTGGAAATGGAAGATTAGTTTTcaggagaggaaactgaagaaGAGAGATTTATAAGTCATCTTCATAGAACTGATGGGCAAAACAAAGTTGGATGGACTCTTAAGTTAAAGAATTTACAaaagagcacagagtgccttTTCACCTGAGCCTTGAGAATAATCATCTGGAAGGAGAGctgacagagaggaaaaaaatcaggatacTCTTAATGGCAGGAAGCAGTGCTGAGTTATGAGAAGTACCGGGGCACTGAGTCTCCTGCCATTACCGTGGACCACTCTTCTGAGATATTTGGCTtgagaagacaaaggaaaagaataacgTAAGGCCTGAAGGTGGGGAGGAAAAATACATTGTTCATTTAATGTGTGCTGAGCACCAGTGGTACATGAATGAACAAGGCGTTTTCTCTGCCCTCAGTGGGCTCATAGCTCAGAACCTGAGTTTTATCAAGTGAATGATTATAAACAAGTCACTTTTGTCATTTGTACCCTGAGTGTTCATCATAACTATACATGAAATTGTAGGCTAGATATTTCTACCCTCGCCACTGGACCCTAGTTAAATTACTCATAAGTTTGTATCCTTTCAAAAAAGCCAGCCGTGAAATGTTTATACTAATGATgccttccatttatataatactttatacttttcaatatgttttcatttgaaccttaaaaaaaattgtgtaattAAGGTAGCTTTTACCCCATTCCATAGATAAgcggaaactgaggcataggggACGGCTAGGATTAGAAGTCTAGTTGCCCAGCTTCTAAtcaaacatttctttcttctagGCAAAGCTATCATATTTGGTATTATTAGGAAGACTAAAGATGGTGGTAACAAAAGTTATGCAGCAGTAGCTAGAAAAATCTCCCGTTTTTCTCTGTAAAGGTGATTAGTGTTTCttgctagtttaaaaaaaaaaaaaaggaagcaagacaCTCAAGCCACTGGGTCATATTTGACCCTAAGTTTGGCTGTAGCTGAGCTGTGAGGTTATATTATTCTGGTCATGGCCAAAAGTATAATTTCTCATTAGTACATTTATGAAACACAGAGCAGtgcacagtgcttagcacagagtATAAGCATCATGTAAATTATTACTCTGGTTAGTCCGAGTGTATCCTTTATTGGGTTAAAGCAGTTTCCACTGCTGCCTTATTTggatttttgcctattttttctccttctcattcCAACCTACCATTCTATAGtattatatttttagtgtttattgtatgttatttacttttgctatttttttaaaaaacaaagttatttatttatttatatttggctgcgttgggtctttgttgctgcacgtgggcttttctctagttatggtgagcagggctactcttcgttgcggtgcgcgggcttctaattgcagtggcttgtcgcggagcacgagctctaggcgcgtgggcttcagtagttgtggcgtgcaggctcagtagttgtggcgcatgggcttagttgctccgcagcatgtgggatcttcctggaccagggatcgaacccatgtcccccccctgctcattggcaggcggattcttaaccactgcgccaccagggaagccctacttttgctatttcttactttaaaaataacttttttttattattattatttttttggtaattctcactTAAAAGATTCATTTACTTTCCCTTCTGGGTCAAtgacgtaaaaaaaaaaattctctcctcTTGGGactaatttttcttattattattctccCTGTATTTTCTAGGCAGCACAGAGCTGACAGGCAGCACTAATCTGATCACACACTACAACCTGGAACATGCCTATAATAAATTCTGTGGGAAGAAAGTGAAGGAGAAGCTAAGTAACTTCCTGCCTGACCTGCCAGGGATGATTGATCTGCCTGGTTCCCATGACAACAGCAGCCTCCGCTCCCTCATTGAGAAGCCCCCTATTCTTGGTGGCTCTTTTAATCCTATCACAGGGACCATGCTGGCTGGCTTCCGCCTCCACACAGGCCCGGTGAGTCCCCTCATGGGGAGGCCTGAAAGGCACGGAGGTGGTTTTTCTGTCTACCTCTGTTCCTTCATAACTTACTGAGCAGAACAGATGATGGGAGCAGGGGATTTCCTCCCTCTACTCACCTGGACCTTCCTTTGGTTCCTTCAGTTGCCAGAGCAGTGTCGTCTGATGCATATTCAGCCTCCCAAGAAGAAGAATAAGCAGAAGCACAAACAGAGCCGTACCCAGGATCCGGTCCCCCCAGGTAAGAAGTGGTTCTCTTCAAAGCCAGAAAATCGGACGTTCTGAATCTGTTTTGACCTTCCTCAGTTAAAAACCCAGTCAAATTCCTTATGAGCCCTGGACTCCCAGATTCTCCTTAAAGAAGAAATTGACATAATGTGGGTCTCCTGGGCAAGTAGGAACTTGGGACAGGAGCTTAAGCAGTGCCTCCAAATCCTTTCTGGTCATTCGAAGAAAAGCGGTTGCCCTCGACTAGGGGTTTTCCTCTAGTCTTCAGACTTACGGCAGTGGAGAATTTTGAGCTCGACAGGTAATAGGCTCCTCATCTCTCCTACAGAAACACCATCTGATTCAGatcacaagaagaagaaaaagaaaaaagaagaggatcCTGAACGGAAacggaagaagaaagagaagaagaaaaagaaggtatgGGAGCGGCCGGTGTCTGCAGCCCGGTGAGTTTTCCCGTCTCACTCGTCCTGGGTGGAGTCTGGCTCTCTTACTCTTGCTCGCTTTTCTTCCCCAGAACCGACACAGCCCCGACCACCCAGGCGTGGGCAGCTCTcaggccagcagcagcagcagcctccgCTAGCAGGACCAGGGGACTCTGCCAGGAGGACCTTTCTGCTGTACGGAACCCGCTGACAAAAGCTGCCTTCCAGGCTCTTGGTCACTGCCTTGGGAGCATCCCCTGCAGCTGGGACAGAAGCCAGCTCCTGCTGTGCTCAGTTAAGATGAACCCATTGGAAGAGAGAAGGGCTATGCTTTTGTAAGCCTCAGCCCAGTTTGCCTTCTCATGGACATCTCTTCCTCTCCCAGGAAGCTTTCATCTCTTTTGTGCCATTTGTCTGATTTAGGACTTTATCTgattttttaggatttttaattttcttaaaattgcatTTATCAAACTGGCTGAAGTGTGGCTGCCTGTTAAGAGGTAAGTGCCTTTCTAGGAGAGTCAGGGTTTAAGCCAAGGCATGCTAAGATCTGAGGGGATTTGGGTCTTGTATTACATTATCTCATCAGCAGGCAGGGAAACAACCAAAACGAGATAGGGGAACATGGTCCAAAGGCGAGGCAGAGCTTGCTGATACCTTTCCACAGCAGGCACATAACACTCTGCCTATAATGTTGAGAACCAGTAACCTGGATGATCTTCAGGCTCTGTCTCAAGGAGCGGATTCACTTAGGTCTCAGCTGTGTTCTGGGTCAATTCTGTGTTGAAACAGAGTAGCCAACGGAAAAAGCACCCACAGTCACCAACATAATTCAGCAAGGTTGCTTCTTGGTCAAGCCtatcattttttgaaataaaCCTCTGGCAAGCAAAGGTAAATGCTTCTCTTTATAATAAGAACTTTTGACCTGCCTCATTCCTTAAGACAATGAAATTATTTGGCCGACGTGAAAACATTTCTAAGCTTCTAAGacagcaaaaaagaaagatagcCTAAACtagcaaaatgtaaaataaatcccTTCAGTCTTTGCAGCAGGCCAGATAACCAGAAACATCCATGAGAAAACAAGCTAATGTAATCTGACTTTAAGCTCAGTTTGACACAGAACAGTTAAAATCTGTTGCAGTGAGCCAAGATTGTTCACCTAGATCAGCAGGTGGAAAACCACTCATTCGGCTCGTTTTAACTAGGATTTCAGAGCAAGAGTTTATATACTTAAGTTATGGACAGTGAAAATAAAGGGTTCTGGCCAGTTTTCTGAGATTTAGTATCTGAGGGTGCCTTTTTCAAATTAGGGCACAGCCTTTTGCTTTTGACAAACGGAAGAGACATATGAGACGTCAGACTGCCACCCATATATCCCTCTAGTCTGTTGCCTTTAACAGGCCTTCATACTGTGACCATCCACCGGCTCACCTTTGACTACATCCAAAATGAGCTTTATTTTCCAGAGACAAAATTCTGTATTAAGGAACAACTGTGGCAAAAGTCAAGAGCTCTCTAAGCTTTGAAATGACAAGTTTTGGTGGTTACAAAAGACCTTTTTCAGAAACAtttaaatcacaaataaaaaCAGGACCTCTTGTTTTAAGTGGTTATTTTCACTATCGTCCTGCTTAAAGATGGACCAGGACCAGAGACGCTTATGAGGTTTTCCTTGTAACTGACTTCCCATCAGAGATCATTCACCCTGCCTTAACCACACAAAATAACGCAAGTCAGGGGGAGCTGGTTAGatcaggatttctttttattccttgttGGTTTAAAATGGCTaatcagaataaaaaataaaagggcttCTGTTTAGAGGCTGGGGTCTCCCCTATTTAAAGGTTAGAACCCAGGTATCCCCTCTACCCAGCGCCATACTGAGGCGGGCTGAGGGGTCATCCCCAGGGGACAACTGGAGGGGCCGAGGCCTGCCACTCCTTCTCTCTATCCCGTTTTTGGCATGTGATGAGAACTATTGCTTTTTGGATTCTTCTCTCCCGgccttgaatttaaaaataatgtcaacCGTGTGAGTTGGGGGAAGGCTTTGAGGGGCCAGTTGAAGAAGCCCACCATAATCCCTCTCCCCCAAGAAGGGGGGATTATCCAATATTGTTCCTGGAGCTCAGCCAAGCTCTTTTCCTgatctccccaccaccaccaccaaagtcATGGGGCTTTGACCCCTTCCCTGGGGAAACTAAGTGCCAGTGAGCCTAGAAAACTAACTCTCCTCTCCAGGTCCTTCCCTCCTCCGACCAAAACCCCACCCAGACGCACCTCTCCCTGGGTTTCTTTCCTGGTCACTTAGCACCAACAACAGGGGGTGCTATTTCCTTAGATGGTAAGTGGGACAAAGAGAGGGAACCACGGGGAAAAGGAAGACTTCAATTGATGTCTCCCCTCTTTTCCTGCTGGTCTGAGGAACAGGAAGAATAAAATCCCCCTCCTTATACATATCCCTCCCTCATTTTCCCATCCCAGGAGAGATATATAatttctttgatatttattttatatatatatatatatatatatatatatatatatatatatatatatatatatatgtacacacacacctgGTAAcgcagaagaggaaaaaaatagaatccgtaacaataataaaaaaaattatttctggttTAAAAATGATCTGGTTCCCTCCAGGGCGAGCAATTGCACAAATGTCCACTGAGTCTGGTCCAGGGGTTAAGGAAGGGAAAGGTCTTAAAAGGTGAAGGGGGTTGCTACCCCAGTCTCAGGGCCCCAACTCTCCAACTCCCCAACCCCActgcattttataaaatgtcctCATCCTCTTGGAATCGgttgtttaaaaaatgtccatGCAGGGGAGGGGAGCCCCTTGAGGAAAGGAAGGTGGCCACCTGGGGCCCTTTGGTGTAGGCGcagaggtgtgggggaggggagctgcccAAGGCTCACACCGAAATCTCATAGGTGGTGCCACCCACCCCTGACACCTTCTTGACTCCTCCCCTTGTGGGGCTACTGAGAGGTGGCTGGCCCGGGCCAGGGGAGGCTGAGCCCATATTCTTGGGCTGCCCGTTGGTTTTGCTGTAGGCGGTCTTGAGCTGTACTTCATCTctgggaagaaaagaagagagaggtgtCAGAAGTGGGACACACAACACCGAAAAGGGAGGTAGtttaaaaagttaagagaaaaaaatgtgctttCTACATATATACTTTCTTATACAAAGATTCCCTTTTATTTTACTGCCCTGCTTACAAGCAGCCTGATTCCCTCTCTCCTCTACTTATTCCTTTCACTCTCAGgcaaataaattacattttaggAAGACAGAACTAAGAAAAAAGCATTAATCCTCAGTCTCTTAACAGGAATAGCCCATGAAGGCAGCTGGAGTAAAAGTGAAAATGAAGGGCTATCTTACAAGCAGGATAACCCTGGGTCCACTTGCACTAAAATGTACAAGTGAAGCCCTGATACCTTCTGCAGGGCAGTACGCTACTTTTAAGTCCATTGGGGGCCAGGATGGACTAATACTTACTTGGGTGTCAGTAATGGCTGCAAGGCCACTTCCTCTGTCTCAGAGACACCAGATGGGGCTTTTTGGCTGCTGTAAGACATAGATCGGCCCACGTAGGGGGCAGTTGGGCCTGGTTCAGGGGACCCTAGTCCCCGGCCCCTTAGCCCATCTGGCTTGCCAAAACGGGGCGCAGCTGGGCGTCCCAGTGGAGTCTTGCCCAAGGGTGATCTCTTCGAATCATCTGAGGAGGAACTAGTACGAGGGGCATGGCCTGAGCCTGGTGTTGACTGGATGCCTGAGTCCCCCAAGCCTGGTTCTTCCTCGCGGCCTGGGAGTGGGGGTGACTGGCGTAGCAGCTTCTCTCGTTCCTGGAGGGAGGCCACAATATGGCGCGACAGATTGTCGTACCGGACTGGTGAGGGCTCTCGGTGCGTTGGGCCGGTTGGCACCAAACGTGGGTGCCTCTCGGCTTCCCGTTGCTGGGCCAGCCGGGCTGACAGGAAGGGAGAGGTGTAGCCTAAAGGTGGGTCTGGCTCAGGCCCTGCCTGCACGGACTCAAAATCAGGGCTGTCTGAAGGAGTGAGCAGACTGTCGTAAGATAGGCTTCCATTACGTGTCTGGTTGGCCAAGCTCTTATAGGAGGTGGAGGTTGTGCCCTCTGAACGGATGGACTGCAGCTGGCCCAGCTCAAAGCCTGTGCCCTGGGCTGACTTGAGGCTGGAGGAGCGAGAGCCACTGGACAGTGGATCAAAGTGAAAGCTTTTGCCAAAAGTGGGAGAACGGAAGCTCTCTGGCTCCAGGCTCGGCTCTGAACGGTAGCTGGGATGACGGCTGCTCTCCGCAATTGAGGTTGGCTCCTTCAGGCTGTCCCCACGACTCAACTGAGGGAGCAAAGCAAAGCAGGTTCTTAGTGCTCCTCCTCTTGTCCCCTCTTGGGACACTAGGCCCCAGAGCCCAAGGAGGCAGTCAAAAACAGTATTTGTTATGTGCCAGCAATATGCTTAGAATTTTCACATGCATTATCCTGTTTAACCCCTAAAGTAAATCTGTAAGTAGGAACAAATAGTATCTCATTTTAAGATGCAGGAAAtggggcttagagaggttaaggaacttctCTGTGATGGCACAACTGGGTTTTGAACTCAGATCTGACGCTGTAATCAATGCTTTTATCTATTATGTTACCGTGACCTCTCTTGGATGAAGGACAAACTGTCAGCGCTATTACTAAGCCAA
It encodes:
- the MED19 gene encoding mediator of RNA polymerase II transcription subunit 19, encoding MENFTALFGAQADPPPPPTALGFGAGKPPPPPPPPPGGGPGPAAPPTAASAPSGADKSAAGCGPFYLMRELPGSTELTGSTNLITHYNLEHAYNKFCGKKVKEKLSNFLPDLPGMIDLPGSHDNSSLRSLIEKPPILGGSFNPITGTMLAGFRLHTGPLPEQCRLMHIQPPKKKNKQKHKQSRTQDPVPPETPSDSDHKKKKKKKEEDPERKRKKKEKKKKKNRHSPDHPGVGSSQASSSSSLR